TTGGGTATCTTAGCGTCTCTAGCTATAGCTATTGGTAACAATAGTCTACCCGCTTGGGCTGCGCAACCTCTGCACTATACAGAGCTGAAGTTTTCTCCCTTGCCAGAAATTCAGATCCCCAACTACATACGCTATCAATTGCCCAATGGGCTGGTGGTGTATCTGGTTGAAGATCATGAACTGCCCCTTGTGCAGGGTGTGGCCCTAGTGCGCACGGGCGATCGGCTAGAGCCTGCTGATAAAGTTGGGCTTGCTAGCCTTACAGGTAACCTAATCCGTAGTGGTGGCACGATGCTGCATAAAGTAGATGAGCTGAACCAGTTGCTAGAAGATCGGGCCGCAAGCATTGAATCTGGAATTGGAACCACAGTCGGGAATATTCGCTTTAGGTGTCTCAGTGCTGATTTGGCGGATGTTTTACAACTGTTTGCTGAAGTAATGCAACAGCCAGCATTTGCACCGGATAGGCTAAATCTGTTAAAGAACCAATACAAAGGAAGCATTGCCCGTCGCAACGAC
The genomic region above belongs to Cyanobacteriota bacterium and contains:
- a CDS encoding insulinase family protein; amino-acid sequence: MMKRWAIRLLGILASLAIAIGNNSLPAWAAQPLHYTELKFSPLPEIQIPNYIRYQLPNGLVVYLVEDHELPLVQGVALVRTGDRLEPADKVGLASLTGNLIRSGGTMLHKVDELNQLLEDRAASIESGIGTTVGNIRFRCLSADLADVLQLFAEVMQQPAFAPDRLNLLKNQYKGSIARRNDDPDEIASREFYKLIYGSASPYARTIEYADLRRITRDDIVAFHRQYFRPDRVLLGIVG